Proteins from a genomic interval of Toxotes jaculatrix isolate fToxJac2 chromosome 5, fToxJac2.pri, whole genome shotgun sequence:
- the LOC121182278 gene encoding cyclin-dependent kinase 17-like, protein MEKMKRFKRRLSQTLRGSHTIDESLSELAEQMTIEENGLKDSEPIVRNGRPPSAHSVHSFLHQYTGSFKKPPLRRPQSVIGGGLGSLMVMPRNGSRLDIVHENLKMGSDGESDQASGTSSDEVQSPTGVCLRNRGNRRISAEDLNKRLSLPADIRIPDGYLEKLQLSSPPFDQPLSRRSRRASLSEIGFGKLETYIKLDKLGEGTYATVFKGRSKLTDNLVALKEIRLEHEEGAPCTAIREVSLLKDLKHANIVTLHDIVHTDKSLTLVFEYLDKDLKQYMDDCGNILSMQNVKIFLFQILRGLAYCHRRKVLHRDLKPQNLLINDRGELKLADFGLARAKSVPTKTYSNEVVTLWYRPPDVLLGSSEYSTQIDMWGVGCIFYEMAAGRPLFPGSTVEDELHLIFRLLGTPTEDSWPGISSIDEFKSYKFPKYKAQPLINHAPRLDTDGIDLLMSFLKYESKKRISADEAMRQPYFRSLGPRVHTLPENISIFTLKEVQLQRDPGYRNSSYPESGNGKSRRQSMLF, encoded by the exons ATGGAGAAGATGAAGCGGTTCAAGAGACGTCTCTCCCAGACGCTACGAGGCAGCCACACCATCGACGAGTCACTGTCTGAGCTGGCCGAGCAGATGACCATCGAGGAGAATGGCCTGAAGGACAGCG AGCCCATAGTGAGGAATGGTCGTCCTCCGTCGGCCCACAGTGTCCACTCCTTCCTTCACCAGTACACAGGCTCCTTTAAAAAGCCGCCGCTGCGACGACCTCAGAGCGTCATCGGAGGAGGACTGGGGTCTCTCATGGTCATGCCTCGTAATGGCAGTCGCCTCG ATATCGTCCACGAGAACCTAAAGATGGGGTCGGACGGGGAGAGCGACCAGGCTTCAGGGACTTCCTCTGATGAGGTGCAGTCGCCCACAGGTGTTTGTCTCAGGAACAGGGGGAACAGACGCATCTCTGCAGAG GACCTGAACAAACGTCTGTCCCTGCCCGCCGACATCCGGATACCTGACGGTTACCTGGAGAAACTACAGCTGAGCAGCCCGCCCTTCGACCAGCCGCTGAGCCGACGCTCCCGCAGAGCATCActg TCAGAAATTGGATTTGGGAAGCTGGAGACCTACATCAAACTGGACAAACTGGGGGAG GGCACGTATGCTACAGTCTTCAAGGGGAGGAGTAAGCTGACAGACAACCTCGTGGCGCTGAAGGAAATCAGACTGGAGCACGAGGAGGGGGCACCATGTACAGCGATCCGAGAAG tgtCGTTACTGAAGGACCTGAAACACGCCAACATCGTGACGCTGCATGATATCGTCCACACGGACAAGTCTCTCACGCTGGTCTTCGAGTACCTG GACAAAGACCTGAAGCAGTACATGGACGACTGTGGGAACATCCTGAGCATGCAGAATGTCAAG ATCTTCCTGTTCCAGATCCTGCGAGGCTTGGCGTACTGTCACAGACGGAAGGTTCTTCACAGAGACCTGAAGCCCCAAAATCTGCTCATCAACGACAGAGGAGAACTCAAACTGGCTGATtttg GCCTGGCAAGGGCCAAGTCTGTGCCCACTAAAACATACTCTAATGAGGTGGTAACACTTTGGTATCGGCCTCCTGACGTGCTGCTCGGCTCCTCTGAGTACTCCACGCAGATAGACATGTG GGGTGTGGGCTGTATATTCTATGAGATGGCTGCCGGCAGGCCCCTGTTCCCAGGTTCCACGGTGGAGGACGAGCTGCACCTCATCTTCAGGCTGCTAG GCACTCCGACAGAAGACAGCTGGCCTGGAATTTCTTCTATTGATGAGTTCAAGTCCTACAAGTTCCCCAAATACAAGGCTCAGCCCCTCATTAACCACGCACCCAG gtTGGACACTGATGGCATTGACCTGCTGATGTCATTCCTAAAA TACGAGTCAAAAAAGAGGATCTCTGCTGATGAAGCAATGAGACAGCCGTACTTCAGAAGCCTGGGGCcacgtgtgcacacactgcCAGAGA ACATATCCATATTCACACTGAAGGaggtgcagctgcagagagatCCCGGCTACCGGAACTCATCGTACCCAGAGTCAG GCAACGGAAAGAGCAGAAGACAAAGCATGCTGTTTTAG